A segment of the Manihot esculenta cultivar AM560-2 chromosome 13, M.esculenta_v8, whole genome shotgun sequence genome:
CAAAGAGCATAAAAATTATtgtccattattgctttgttagatatttttatattcgAAAATATGATTTGTGGCCCAAAATGAgtgaataaaagaataaaaacaaGCTGCTAGAAGACAAAGTAACTTGAAATAATTGATGTTATAGTCCATTCATTAGTGTTTGACATGAATGTTCTTTAATATCTCACTGCTTGATAAGTAAGCAATACATAGTTATCATCAAACAAAAGGGTGACATAAGCTTACACTATTGTCTCTCCTCCTTCACAGATACAATTATGAATAGAAGATGCATTTCTTAGCACAACTTTGAAAGAAAGGATTAATTTTTCACAAACCCTTTTGCAAACTCATCAAAAAGAAATCAATGGAGAATTTTCTTAAGCCCTATGACAAGGAATACATGAGAATGGCCAtgttaaaacatgaagaaaCATTCAAAGAGCAGGTACTTCTTTGATTTTCCCACCTCCATTTTCTCGTTTGATAGATATATTTGTATGTATAGCTTCTAAGCTTGAGATAAATGTGATGATTAATGTTGCAGGTGCATGAACTTCATCGGCTGTATCGAATCCAGAAGATACTGATGAGGAACATTGGTAATAACAGGAGTAATACTCAGTGTCATCAAGAGTCGTTCAACTTCAAGAATAGGATTAGTCATGCTCATCGAGAGATGCAACAGAAGCCCAAAATGAAACTAGACTTGCAAAGGCCAGCGGAAGATTATGCTGCAGAATCACCAAGCAGGGATAGAGCATTAGAGCTTATAGATGAGAGCGAGATTGAGCTGACTCTAGGCCCTTCGAGCTACTATAATCAAAGGAGGAAGAAACCTGAGACGCCACTAACATCTGATTCTGGACCAACGTTTTCTTCATCCTCCACAGCATCCAGCCATATAAACAGGACAAGTTCCTTGAGCCACCAGGTGAAAAGAGAAGAATCAGGTGACCGTGAACTGGGTCTCGTTCAGGTTCATGACATGAAGGCATTGGGTGGTTACCACAGTGAAAATAGAACAAGTGTTGATGAAGAATTAAGACAGGAGAGATTGAAACAGCCTCCTTGgctttttcaagttttgagtcTGAACATGACTTGAAAAATCTTCTAAAATCTACATATAATTAGACGCTAATTCTGTCATTTATGCTCGTATGGATTTTTTCCTGTTTAGTCTCCTGCCTGATGGGTGTCCTGTGTAGAGATGACTTGTTATTTTCTTGACTTGCAAAACGCATTATTGAAATCTAAAGATGACTATTCTTAGATATCCAAATCATTTGTTATAGTTGCTGATGTAATTAAACTTGTGCAAACAAACAGAATCATCTGTACCTGTCCAAAAGTAACATCCATGTCTTTAAAGACATCTTTAACTTAGCTTTTGTTGTTCAATTCAGGAAAATATTTCCCAGTAGAGAAagatttaaactttttaatagg
Coding sequences within it:
- the LOC110629390 gene encoding uncharacterized protein LOC110629390, whose product is MENFLKPYDKEYMRMAMLKHEETFKEQVHELHRLYRIQKILMRNIGNNRSNTQCHQESFNFKNRISHAHREMQQKPKMKLDLQRPAEDYAAESPSRDRALELIDESEIELTLGPSSYYNQRRKKPETPLTSDSGPTFSSSSTASSHINRTSSLSHQVKREESGDRELGLVQVHDMKALGGYHSENRTSVDEELRQERLKQPPWLFQVLSLNMT